One genomic region from Tigriopus californicus strain San Diego chromosome 4, Tcal_SD_v2.1, whole genome shotgun sequence encodes:
- the LOC131879001 gene encoding sex-regulated protein janus-A-like: MVKTAGEKALAALKTVVIDQGVFKYVLIEVTAEDESGQEVTRHLVRGHQSAEYHADIYDPEEEAIRFQGLDAQCLGGGRIQHDPARKYIKVYGYSLGFGRANHARVVEILQTAYPEDYTFEWSDEGY, translated from the coding sequence ATGGTCAAAACCGCCGGAGAAAAAGCTCTAGCCGCCTTGAAAACCGTGGTTATCGACCAAGGCGTCTTCAAATACGTCCTGATCGAAGTCACTGCCGAAGATGAATCCGGCCAAGAAGTGACACGACATTTGGTCCGAGGCCATCAATCCGCCGAATATCACGCCGACATTTACGATCCCGAAGAAGAAGCCATTCGTTTCCAAGGGCTGGACGCTCAATGTTTGGGAGGGGGGCGGATCCAACATGACCCAGCCCGGAAATATATCAAAGTCTACGGATACTCGTTAGGATTCGGTCGAGCTAATCATGCCCGTGTAGTGGAAATCCTCCAAACTGCGTATCCGGAGGATTACACTTTCGAATGGTCTGACGAAGGTTACTAA
- the LOC131879599 gene encoding uncharacterized protein LOC131879599: MALDKAIRRKIICLHNQGLSERDIASRLLEAKSTVHDTVSRYKKTGTVEIKPRKPRFRPVRTRQLVNKVRNKLIRNPHRSLGDMSKEYEIPKTTLRRVLKFDLKKTCFKFTRRQVLSEATVAKRLQRGRIIRDKIACAPHPATIWSDEKIFTVQRAWNRQNDRFYACNLEDIPLYNRSVFIRQHPAHVMVWAGVSDDGRKTPLVVIPEGTKVNSDAYINLLEEELLPWIQQQHWEHGYAFMQDGAPAHTSKKTQGWCKANLMDFWDKNTWPPSSPDLNPMDFSI; encoded by the coding sequence ATGGCTCTTGATAAGGCTATTAGGAGGAAGATCATTTGCCTTCATAATCAAGGATTGTCTGAGAGGGACATAGCTTCGAGGTTGCTAGAGGCCAAATCCACTGTTCATGACACAGTTTCTCGATACAAAAAGACTGGGACAGTTGAGATCAAGCCTCGCAAACCCAGATTTCGACCTGTGCGAACCAGGCAGCTTGTTAACAAGGTCAGAAACAAATTAATCCGGAATCCTCACAGAAGCCTCGGGGATATGTCCAAAGAGTATGAGATCCCAAAAACCACTCTAAGAAGGGTATTAAAATTCGACCTCAAGAAGACATGCTTCAAATTCACTCGCAGGCAAGTGCTCTCTGAGGCCACTGTGGCCAAGAGGTTGCAACGAGGCCGCATTATTCGAGATAAGATTGCCTGTGCTCCACACCCTGCCACAATTTGGAGTGATGAAAAGATTTTCACAGTCCAAAGAGCTTGGAACCGTCAAAATGACAGATTTTATGCCTGCAACCTTGAGGACATTCCCCTCTACAATAGATCAGTCTTTATTCGCCAGCATCCAGCCCATGTGATGGTTTGGGCAGGGGTCTCTGATGATGGCCGCAAGACTCCTCTTGTGGTCATCCCTGAGGGTACCAAGGTCAACTCAGATGCTTACATCAATCTTTTGGAAGAGGAGTTGCTCCCTTGGATTCAACAACAGCATTGGGAGCATGGATATGCTTTTATGCAAGATGGGGCTCCAGCCCACACCTCCAAGAAGACTCAAGGCTGGTGCAAGGCcaatttgatggatttttgggACAAGAATACTTGGccaccttcctctccagactTAAACCCGATGGATTTTTCCATTTAG